AGGAAATACCCGTGGAGGAATTAAAACCGTAAATTTTAAAATTATTTGTTTCTTCCATAAATGAGAAGCGATTCCTACCTTTCATAGGACTCCCTAAAAAAGCTCTAAAAACAAGGAGCGAAGGAAACTTCCTGGGGAAAAATTAACTTTTTCCCTGTGTAAAATCCCCTTCTGTATCAAAAGAGGGGAGCTTTTGCGGGTGGGGTTGGGTTTGGTAGATCACTCGTGTTTAAATAATTGAAAAAACTTAAAAAGTCCTTGACAGGATGGCCGATAATTCAATATAATCCATAAGTTTTTCCGATTCTACAGGTTTTTTTAGGAGTATTTATGCCCACAATCAATCAACTGATCCGGCATGGCCGGGTTAAAGCAAAGAGCAAAACAAAAAGTTCGGCCTTGACCCAGTGTCCCCAAAAAAGGGGAGTGTGCGTGCGTGTGTACACCACAACGCCTAAAAAGCCAAACTCTGCCCTTCGAAAAGTGGCTAGAGTGCGTCTGACCAATGGGCTTGAAGTCAGTTCTTATATCCCCGGGGTTGGGCATAACCTCCAAGAGCATTCCATTGTTCTTATCCGAGGAGGCAGGGTGAAGGACCTTCCGGGCGTGCGTTACCATGTGGTCCGTGGTGCATTAGATACGGTAGGGGTGCAAAACCGGAAACAAGGACGTTCCAAATATGGAGCAAAAAGACCCAAATGAAAAAGAGGGCCATGATCCAAAAAGGTAATTGGTATGCCTAGAAAAAAATTTATTTCTCAAAGAGAAATTCTCCCGGATCCAAAATTTCATGAAAAACTGGTAGGTAAATTTATTAACACCCTCATGAGACGTGGGAAAAAGAGCATAGCGGAGACCATTTGTTATGGTGCTTTTGAAATCATCAAGGAAAAAACCTCTGGTGACCCACTCAAAGTTTTTAAGACCGCCGTTGATAATGTAAAACCCTTGGTAGAGGTGAAATCCAGAAGGGTGGGAGGGGCTTCTTATCAGGTTCCGGTTGATATCCGGCCTGTACGTAGAAATGCCTTGGCCCTCCGGTGGATTGTCCAATACGCAGGTCAGCGTCCCGGAAAAAGCATGAAGGAAAAATTGGCGGGAGAGCTAATGGATGCTGCGGGTAAGACGGGGGGAGCGATCAAAAAGAAAGAAGATACCCATCGAATGGCAGAGGCCAATAAAACCTTTGCACACTACCGTTGGTAGAAAGAGAAAATGGGTTTGAGGTTTATTTAAGTTAAATAACCTTTCCCGTCGGCAGAAAAGAGTGCTGAAGAAAATATGTCAAAAAAAGCTTCCTTAGAAAAGACAAGAAACATTGGAATTATGGCCCATATCGATGCGGGGAAGACCACTACGACCGAACGGATCCTTTATTATACCGGCGTGTCTTATAAAATCGGAGAGGTCCATGATGGGACGGCCACCATGGATTGGATGGCTCAAGAGAAGGAGCGGGGGATTACCATTACTTCGGCTGCAACGACCTGTTCATGGAAAGACCATCGCATCAATATCATTGATACCCCGGGCCATGTAGATTTTACAATCGAAGTGGAGCGCTCTCTCCGAGTTTTGGACGGTGCGATCGCCGTTTTTGATTCGGTTCAAGGAGTTGAACCCCAATCAGAGACGGTATGGCGTCAGGCCGATAAATATCATGTCCCGAGAATTGCTTTTATGAATAAGATGGATCGGGTTGGAGCCGATTTTTTTGCAAGTGTCAAAACGATGGTGACCCGTTTGGGGGCGAAGCCGGTCCTGATTCAAATTCCAATCGGGAAAGAAGATGGATTTCGAGGGTCCATTGATTTGGTGGAGAAAAAAGCCATAATTTTTGATGATGAAGAGTTGGGATCGAAATATGTGGTCGAAGAGATTCCAGCAGATCTTCAGGCTCAAGCCAATGAGTATCGGGAGTTGTTGGTCGAATCCGTAGCTGAATTTGATGAAGCGATTCTTGAAAAATATATAGGGGGGGAACCCCTGACCAAGGAGGAAATTAAAACGGCAATCCGGAAAGGAACCCTTCTTCTAAAAATTACCCCCGTTCTTTGCGGGGCGTCTTTTAAAAATAAAGGGGTTCAATTGCTTTTAGATGCTGTCATCGATTATCTTCCTTCCCCCTTAGATGTGCCTCCCGTTGTGGGTTTTAATCCAGAAAATAAAGAAGAGGAGGTCAAACGGTATGCCAAAGATGATGACCATTTCTCGGCCCTCGCTTTTAAAATCATGTCCGATCCTTTTGTTGGTCAATTGACCTATTTCAGGGTCTATTCGGGTTCTCTGAAAGCCGGTTCTTATATTTATAATTCCACCAAAGATACAAGGGAGCGGATCGGCCGTTTGTTAAAGATGCATGCCAATAAACGGGAAGAAATCACCCAGGTTTTCGCAGGGGATATTGCCGCTTCCGTAGGTCTTAAAAGCACTTCTACAGGAGATACTTTGTGTGATGAGAAACATCCTGTGGTACTTGAGGTGATTAGTTTTCCCGAACCTGTCATTTCCATGGCCATTGAACCCAAAACCAAACCCGACCAAGAAAAGCTG
The DNA window shown above is from Nitrospiria bacterium and carries:
- the rpsL gene encoding 30S ribosomal protein S12, whose translation is MPTINQLIRHGRVKAKSKTKSSALTQCPQKRGVCVRVYTTTPKKPNSALRKVARVRLTNGLEVSSYIPGVGHNLQEHSIVLIRGGRVKDLPGVRYHVVRGALDTVGVQNRKQGRSKYGAKRPK
- the rpsG gene encoding 30S ribosomal protein S7; translated protein: MPRKKFISQREILPDPKFHEKLVGKFINTLMRRGKKSIAETICYGAFEIIKEKTSGDPLKVFKTAVDNVKPLVEVKSRRVGGASYQVPVDIRPVRRNALALRWIVQYAGQRPGKSMKEKLAGELMDAAGKTGGAIKKKEDTHRMAEANKTFAHYRW
- the fusA gene encoding elongation factor G, with the translated sequence MSKKASLEKTRNIGIMAHIDAGKTTTTERILYYTGVSYKIGEVHDGTATMDWMAQEKERGITITSAATTCSWKDHRINIIDTPGHVDFTIEVERSLRVLDGAIAVFDSVQGVEPQSETVWRQADKYHVPRIAFMNKMDRVGADFFASVKTMVTRLGAKPVLIQIPIGKEDGFRGSIDLVEKKAIIFDDEELGSKYVVEEIPADLQAQANEYRELLVESVAEFDEAILEKYIGGEPLTKEEIKTAIRKGTLLLKITPVLCGASFKNKGVQLLLDAVIDYLPSPLDVPPVVGFNPENKEEEVKRYAKDDDHFSALAFKIMSDPFVGQLTYFRVYSGSLKAGSYIYNSTKDTRERIGRLLKMHANKREEITQVFAGDIAASVGLKSTSTGDTLCDEKHPVVLEVISFPEPVISMAIEPKTKPDQEKLGLSLQKLAQEDPSLRINTDEETGQTIISGMGELHLEIIVDRLVREFKVEANVGKPQVAYRETIRMNAKAEGKYIRQTGGRGQYGHVYLEVGPKEPGEGFEFLNKIVGGAIPKEYIPAVEKGIREAMENGILAGYPMVDFKVILYDGSYHDVDSSEMAFKIAGSMGFKEAAKKANPGLLEPIMSLEVIVPEEYMGDVIGDLNSRRGKIQGMLPRGNAQVIEAEVPLAEMFGYATDLRSMTQGRATFSMMFSKYEIVPKQISDEIIAKVKGG